A portion of the Williamwhitmania sp. genome contains these proteins:
- a CDS encoding MFS transporter, producing MRYARLRSSMPSGLKVTFRSLKYKNFRLYFSGQSMSLIGTWIQRIATPWLVYRLTGSTFLLGVVGFAGQIPTFLLAPFAGVLVDRWNRYHILIATQVLAMLQAFALSILFFMGIIQIWEIIALSIVLGLINAFDSPARQSLLVLMVGRKEDLGNAIALNSSMVNAARLLGPSIAGVLIATTGEGTCFFLNGLSYLFVIVSLLFMTIDLSKLERRKGNIFKSLKDGFKYTFGFAPIKYIILLLALVSFMGMPYTVLMPVFAKEILHGGAHTFGFLMGASGVGALTGAIFLASRRSVLGLGRIIPTASIIFGVGLVSFAYSRFLFLSMALMVVVGLGMMLQMAASNTIIQTIVDDDKRGRVMSFYAMAFMGTAPFGSFFAGSMATMFNVPITIMVGGVACIIGGVVFASKLGKLKTKVRPIYVKLGILSETMP from the coding sequence ATGAGATATGCTCGGCTTCGCTCAAGCATGCCTTCAGGGCTAAAGGTTACTTTTCGTTCGTTAAAGTATAAGAACTTTCGTCTCTACTTCAGCGGACAGAGCATGTCGCTCATCGGAACCTGGATTCAACGAATTGCTACACCGTGGTTGGTCTATCGGCTAACCGGTTCCACCTTTTTGCTTGGAGTTGTTGGCTTTGCTGGACAAATACCCACCTTTCTGCTTGCGCCATTCGCCGGGGTGCTGGTCGATCGTTGGAATCGCTACCACATCCTTATTGCTACACAGGTTTTGGCCATGCTGCAGGCGTTTGCTTTGTCTATCCTATTTTTCATGGGAATAATTCAAATCTGGGAAATTATTGCGTTAAGCATAGTGTTGGGCTTGATAAACGCATTTGATTCGCCCGCACGACAATCGCTGCTGGTGCTCATGGTGGGAAGGAAGGAGGACTTGGGGAATGCCATTGCACTCAACTCATCTATGGTGAATGCTGCTAGGCTGCTGGGACCCTCCATAGCCGGTGTGCTCATTGCCACCACCGGAGAGGGAACTTGCTTTTTTTTGAATGGGTTGAGCTACTTATTTGTAATTGTTTCCTTGCTCTTTATGACCATCGATTTGTCGAAGTTGGAGCGAAGGAAAGGCAACATATTCAAGTCGCTCAAGGATGGTTTTAAGTATACCTTTGGCTTTGCACCTATTAAGTACATAATTCTGCTGCTTGCCCTGGTGAGCTTCATGGGTATGCCCTACACCGTGTTGATGCCCGTTTTTGCCAAGGAGATACTGCATGGTGGTGCACACACCTTTGGGTTCCTCATGGGGGCCTCGGGTGTTGGGGCCTTAACCGGAGCCATTTTTTTGGCTTCGCGACGCAGCGTGCTGGGACTTGGCAGAATTATCCCGACAGCTTCCATTATTTTTGGCGTGGGACTCGTCTCCTTTGCCTATTCGAGATTTCTCTTCCTCTCCATGGCTCTTATGGTGGTAGTAGGTTTGGGTATGATGCTCCAGATGGCAGCCAGTAATACCATAATTCAAACCATTGTGGACGACGATAAGCGTGGCCGCGTAATGAGCTTTTACGCGATGGCCTTCATGGGCACTGCACCATTTGGTAGCTTTTTTGCTGGCAGCATGGCCACTATGTTCAATGTTCCTATAACCATTATGGTTGGTGGCGTTGCCTGCATCATTGGCGGTGTGGTTTTTGCTAGCAAGTTAGGAAAGTTAAAAACCAAGGTTCGCCCCATTTATGTAAAGTTGGGGATTCTATCTGAGACAATGCCCTGA